Within the Acidobacteriota bacterium genome, the region GATGACCGCCGACTGGGTCCGCCTGCCCTATGCCGTGCTGGAACGAATCTCCACCCGCATCGTCAATGAGGTCCACGGTGTCAACCGCGTGGTGTACGACATCAGCGCCAAGCCGCCCAGCACCATCGAATGGGAATGATCTTGCAGCCAGCGACGCATCCGCTTGCCGGTTGTCCCGTCTCACCCGATCGAAACCGTCACTCGTTGTTTCGGCGCCAAACCCGCCGGCTCAATGATCGTGACCGTGCCCGTGGTGGCCACAGGCTGTCTCACGGGTGATTGGAACCAAGCGTCCGGCGGCGAAAGCTACCAGCGCCTCCGCCACCGTGGAATGCTCGGCCCGGAACACCTGGATGTTGGCCGACTGAAGCTTGAGGCAGGCGCCCCAGCCGATACCGCCCACCACCAGTGCCTCGACCGATTGGCCCGTCAACGCGGCCAGCGGCTGGCACATGCCGTGGGCGTGGTGCTGATCGGCGTTGACCACCGCTTGCGTGGCGCGCGTTTCGGTATCCACAATCAGAAAGACAGGCGCAGACCCGAAGTGCGGGCACAACGGGCTGTTCAGACCTCGGTTTTCATCCACCGGGAAACAGATGTTCATGATGAGACCTCCTGATCTTCCGGATCGGACAAGATCAAAGCACAACCCTCCATGAGCGCCCGGGCGACTTTGTACCGGGCCCGCCACACCAGCCGCTGCACCGTGCCACGCGAAACGCCCATTCGGCGCCCGGCGGCATATTGTGAGAGCCCAAGCAGATCGCACAGGCGCAACGTCTCCAGTTCGTCCTGAGCCAGATGGATGGGCTCCAGGTCACGCAGAGGAATACGGGTGGGCTTGAAAGCGCGGCCGCCATACGGGCAGCCGCAGTGTCGGGGTTTGCAGGGACGGGGGCTCACGGGTGATCGCCTTGTTATGTGCATATGCACATAACAAGAGTAGACCAGGGGCCGGCTGTTGTCAACACCTCATGTCGAGATTGATGGGTTGCCTGAAATGGCTCGCGGAACTGCCGGTCGGCCGGGGTGGCAATCAGAACGCCAAGACCACGCCACCGCGTAGCGAGTTGGTCCAACCGGCGTCATCGTCGTGGACATAGGCATACTCGATCCGGCCGGCCACGTTGGGCAGGATGAATACCTTGGTCCCCACACCCAACTGGAGGTGGATGAGATTGTGGGTACCCGCCAGACCGTAGAATTTGAACCGGCCCGGCAGCGGGGCCTGCAACAGCGCGTTGAGATTGAGCCAGGTGTCGGAGTTGGGATCGTCGCTGCAGTGTTCCACCCCGCCCTCCACCATGAGATAGGGCAGGACATGCCGGCCGTAGTTGAATCCAACCAACGTGGCCGACCAGTCGCCGTAGAGGTCGGATACCCCCGCCCACACGAAGATCTCATTGTCGCGGTCTCCGAACAGAATGGACTGGGCCGGGGCGGTGCCGGCCGCGGCCGCCAGCAGCAGAATCACCAGTAATGCGCGTTGGACCATAGAGCCTCTCTTCGCCCGGCCGAACACTGGCTACGCCGGTTGCAGCGACGGGCACGTTATGCAAGATGGACGAATTTTATCACACTGCGCCTCGGCATCCGGGCAGTGCACTTTTCGGTTGCATCCCGTCCACCAGACCCGCTACCATCTGACCCATGAGCACCGCCGCCGAACCGCCTCCGCCACCTCGCCCTCGACGGGCTGTACGGCGTCTGATCCGCCCCATCTTTCTTTGGACCGCCTCTGCCAGCGTATTTGTCGTCGGCTCGTTTTTCGGCTGGGCTTGGTTTACCGTGCGCGGCAGTCGCCCCGTTCTGAACGGAACAATCGCCGTAGCTGGACTGAACCACCCGGTGACCGTGTCACGAGACGCCCGCGGGGTTCCATGGATACGCGGCGGCTCCCGGGTGGATGTCGCGCGCGCGTTGGGCTTCATTCACGCCCAGGAGCGCTTCTTCCAGATGGACCTGCTGCGGCGGCAGGCGGCCGGCGAACTCGCCGCCCTGCTGGGCGGCCAGGCGCTGGAATGGGATCGCCAGGCCCGCAGCCACCGGTTTCGGAGCCGGGCGAAAGCCTCGGTGGCCGCCGTGCCGCCCGTCGACCGCCGCCTCATCGACGCCTATACCGCCGGCGTCAACGTCGGTTTGACCTCCCTGAGCGCCGCACCGTTCGAGTACCTGCTCCTGCGCGTCGAGCCCGAGCCGTGGCGGGCGGAAGACACAATGCTGGCGCTGGTGGCGATGTTCTTCGCTCTGCACGACACCAGCAACCGGATGGAGTCCGACCTTGCCGTCATGGCGGACAAAATTCCACCCGCACTGCTCCCTTTTCTGGCGCCACCGGGAACCACTTGGGACGCCCCGCTCCAGGGCGGCAGCATGCCCGTCCCCGATCTGCCTTCCGCCGACCTTCTCGATCTCCGCCGCCGGCCACCGGCTCCAGTGCAGGCGAATCGGTGGACTGCCCCGCTCGATCCCTGCTTCGGCAGCAACAACTGGGCGGTTGCGGGACAGAGGACGTCTCACGGTGGCGCCCTCCTGGCCAATGACATGCATTTGGGATTGCACCTCCCGAACACCTGGTATCAGGTCGCCATGGTCTGGCCGGCCAACGACGGCGAACGGCAGGTGGCTGGCGTCACCCTGCCCGGGACGCCCGCCTTGGTCGTCGGCACCAACCGCCGGGTCGCGTGGGGATTTACAAACAGCTACGGCGACTGGCTGGACTGGGTGATTGTGCATCCCGATTCCGGGGACCCCGGCCGCTACCTCACGCCGGCAGGTCCACGGAAGTATGAGAAAATCGTGGAGCGCATAGCCGTGCGGGGCGGTGCGCCGGTTGACCTGGAGGTCGTGAACACAATCTGGGGACCGGTAGTGGGCCGCGACCACCGCGGCCGGCCGCGCGCTCTCCGGTGGACCGCCCACGAGCCGGACGGAATCAACCTCCGACTCCTGGACCTCGAAAACGCACAGACTGTCGACCAAGCGATCGAGTGGGCCGCCCGCTGCGGCATCCCGCCTCAGAATTTTGTGTGTGTGGATGCTGCCGGGCGGATCGGCTGGACCATATGCGGCCGGATCCCTCGCCGCGTGGGCTTCGACGGGCGGCGGCCGGTTTCTTGGGCTGACGGCACCTGTCGGTGGGACGGGTGGCTGCCGGCAGCGGAATACCCGCGCCTGGTTGATCCGCCGTCCGGGATCATCTGGACCGCCAACAACCGTGTGACGGCGGGCGGCGATCTCCTTCGCATCGGCGATTCGGGATACGATCTCGGCGCCCGGGCCCGCCAGATCCGCGACGGCCTGGCCGCCATATCCGCGCCGGACGAGGGGGCCATGCTGCGCCTCCAGTTGGACGACCGGGCGGTGTTCCTGACCCGTTGGCGGGATCAGGTGCTGGCGCAGCTCACACCAGAGGCGGTAACCGGTCATCCGGGTCGCGCCGAGTTCCGGCGGCTGGTCCAGCACAACTGGAACGGACACGCCAGTACCGACTCCGCCGGATATCGCCTGGTGCGGGCTTATCGCCTGACGCTACTGGAGCAGGTGTACGGCTGGTTCATCGCCCCCTGCCGCGCCGCGGATCCGGATTTCGGCGAGTCGGGTCGCAGGCAGTGGGAAGATGTGCTGTGGCGCCTGGTGACGGAGCAGCCGCCTCACCTCCTCGACTCCCGGTACCGCGACTGGCCCGCGGTCTGCCTGGCCGCGGTGGACCGGGTGGTGGCCGAGCTGACAGCCGGCGACCGGTCGTTGGCGGCGTGCACGTGGGGTGACCGGAACAACGTGAAAGTCCGCCATCGCCTCAGCGGGGCGGTCCCGCTCCTGGCCGAGTGGGCAGACATGACCCCGCGCCCGCTGCCGGGTGACTCACACATGCCCCGGTTCCAGTCACCCGGCGCCGGCGCCTCCGAGCGGTTGGTGGTTTCCCCCGGCCGCGAAGAGAGGGCGATCTTCCACATGCCGGGCGGTCCCAGTGGCCACCCGCAATCCCCTTACTACGGCGCCGGCCATGCCGACTGGGAGGAAGGATGTCCTACGGCCCTGCTGCCCGGACCGGCCCGTTGGATTCTGACTCTGACGCCTGCGGCGACACGGCCGGATTGATTGTCCCCCTCGCCCCACCCGGCCTCGCCGCCGCACCGAGGAGCGAAATTTTGCGCCGGATGTTCGGTAATCTGCTGTTTGTTCTGGTGCTGCCGGCGATGCCGATCCTCAGCGGCACACCGCCAGCCCCGGCGGCGCGCCCGTCGACCGGCGCCTTGCCCGCAGCAGCCCCTCCCGGAATCCGCTCGCCGGCGGCCATAGTCGCCGACTTGAACACGGGCCGGGTGCTCTACTCCAAAGAGGCCGATCAGGCCCGGCCGGTGGCCTCGCTTACCAAGCTCATGGCCGCCCTCGTTCTCGTCGAGTCCGGATTGGATTTGAACACATCCCAGACCATCACCAAAACCGATCACCGCTTGGTGAAGCGGGGCGCCCCGTCGCGCCTGCGCTCCGGTTGCGCGTACACTCACCGCGACCTGCTGCACGCCGCCTTGATGGTATCCGATAACGTCGCCACAGTCGCACTGGGCCGTTCCATGGGTTGGACACCCGAGGCGTTCGCCCACCGGATGACGCTCCGGGCGGTGGAAATGGGCCTGAGTCACACGCGATTCACGGATCCGACCGGTCTGGACGCGGGCGATGTGTCCACCGCGCGGGAGATGCTCGCCATCCTGCAGGCAGTGCTCAATCAGCCGGTCCTTCAGTCAACCTGCCAGAAAGAGCTGTACGTCATTATCCCGGTCAGCGGCAAGGGTCACCCCATCCTGTACCGGCACACCGACGCCTATATCCGCCGCCACCCCTGGGACATCCTGGGTGCCAAGACGGGCTACACCCACCCGGCCCAGTACTGTCTGGCCATCGGCGCGGCGCTGGACGGACGCCCCATCGGCATGGTCTTCCTGGGCGCCATCGGCGACCTGACCCGTTTCGGCGACTACTCGCGCGTCATGCGCTGGCTCACCAAGCAGTCCAGACCGCCAGCAGTCACCGGTTGACCCGAAAGGCTGTATCGGCTGGAGGTTGCATTTGGCATCGACATCCACAGGAGCGACCGCTCCGGAAAATAATGCGCTAGCTTCCGGTCGTCGCCACCCGGCTCGCACAGCGTTGGCCCTTCTGCTGCTGGCCGGCTCCGTGGTCGTCGTGTACATACAGGTCTGCAATCACAGCTTTATCAATTTTGACGATCACGGATATATCACCGAAAACGAGATCGTGAAGGGCGGTCTTTCCTGGAATGGGCTGGTCGCCGCGCTCCGATCCTTCAAATGCTCAAACTGGCATCCGCTGACGTGGCTGGCTCACACGGCGGACTATGCGTTGTGGGGTGATTGGGCGGGCGGGCACATTCTTGGCAACATCTTTCTTCACCTTGTCACCACGTTGCTGGTGTTCGTATTTTTCAGACGACACAGCGGCAAGTTCTGGCCGTCATTCTGGGTAGCGTTGGTGTTCGGTGTTCATCCCGCGCATGTGGAATCCGTCGCCTGGGTTTCGGAGAAAAAGGACGTGTTATGCGCCCTGCTCGTTTTGGCAACGCTGCTGATTTACGGGGAGTATGCGCGCAAACGGAAACGACGGGCCTGGTGGGGCGCGCTGGGCGTGTTCGTTCTGGCTCTGATGGCCAAACCAATGGCGGTCACCGTGCCGTTCCTGTTGTTGTTGCTCGATTTCTGGCCGTTGCGGCGTGTCGGGCGGGCGGGTACTCCCGCTAAGGACGGGGTGGAAGGCATCGGCGGGATGAGCGGGGTGATCGGTTTGGATCCGCGGCTGTGGTCCCTGGTGGGGGAGAAGATTCCCTTCTTCATGCTCAGCGCCATCTCCGCTTTCCTGACGCTGATCGCCCAGGAAGGCGCATTACAACGCGGGTCGGATATCTTGCTGGCGGACCGGATCGCCAACGCCGGCCTGTCGATCTGGAAGTACATTTTCAAAATGGCGGCGCCTGTTGACCTGGCATTTTTTTACCCGTATCCAGACAGCCCCCCGCTGGCTCTGTCGTTGTCGGCGCTGGCTGGCTTGATTGCGGTGACGGTCCTCCTGTACCGCCTTCGGCAAGCTCAGCCGGCCTTGCTGGTGGGCTGGCTCTGGTTTGTCGGAATGCTGATCCCGGTGATCGGGTTGGTTCAGGTAGGTGTCCAGGCCATGGCCGACCGCTATACCTATCTGCCATCCATCGGATTGAACGTAACCGTCGTCTGGGGGGTGGCGGCTCTGACGGCCCGCGGCCGGCGGGTGCTCGTCGTCGCGCTGGCCGGCGGGACTCTTTGCCTGGTGTACGCTGTGAGCGCCCACCGGCAGGTCGGCTACTGGAAAGACAGCGAAACGCTGTACCGGCGGGCGCTGTCCGTGAACGCCGCCAACAGCGAGGCATGGTTCAACCTGGCCGTGTATTATCATCAGAACAAGCGCCATGACGAAGCCGAATCTTGCTATCAGCGCGGCCTGCAAATCAATCCTGATGACGCCAACGGCAATTACAATTACGGCGTGCTCCTGATCGAGACCGGCCGCCTGGACGAGAGTATCGCCTTTCTGGAAACGGCTTGCCGGCTCAACCCCCGATATGCCAAGGCGAACTTGCTGCTCCTGCTGGCGCGCACCGAGCAGGCCAAGCGCGGGTCAGACCTGCCGGCCCACCCGTGACGACATTCGCCCCAGCACCTCCCGCATCAATCCACACCAATTAGTTAATGCGGACGGAGGCCGGCTCGGCTATACGAGAGGCGACTCGAGACACGGCATCGAATCCGCCCGCCGCATCAACATGTATCATCTTTTCAACACGCTCGACCATCCCGCAATCCCCAGAGGCGTTGTGCCCCCACGCATCGAATGCTCATGGGCCATTCAATGTCTCGCTTGCTACTCAGCCCAGACATCCAAATGATCGCCATAAACAAGAAATTGGTACCCTCAAACAGACCAATTGGATGGTACAGATCGTTCCGAATTGGCCCTTGTGCGCCCAAAAATGATTCCATATAATCCAAATTGGACTGATCCAATTGGATAAATACTTGGTTTTGCCGTGGAGCCGCCCATGGAACTGACTATCGACCGAACCAGCGCCGTGCCCATTTACCGACAGATCGTGCGGCAGGTGCGCGGCATGATTCTGGGGGGCACGCTGCCGGACGGTTTCCGCCTGCCTCCTGAGCGCCGGCTGGCCCAGGCCCTTGGCGTCAACCGCAGCACGGTGGTCACCGCCTACGACGAGTTGCGGGCCGACGGGCTTGTCGACGCCCACGTGGGCCGCGGTACCGTGGTGGTCCGCCATGCCCAGCCGGTTGCCGCGGCGCCCACCGGCGGTGAGCTGCCGTGGCCGCAGCTTTTTCGCGAAGAAACTTCGCGTGCCCAAGACCCGCTGGTGCGCGATCTGCTGGCCCTCACCGAGCGGGACGATGTGATCAGCCTTGCCATTGGGCTGCCGTCGCCCGAACTGCTCCCCCTGGACCATTTCATTTCGATCCTCGGCGAGCTGGCTGCCGAAACGGGACCGGCGCTTATGCTCCACTGCCCCACCGAGGGGCTCACGGCACTACGCGAAACGTTGGCCGGCTGGCTGGCGGCGCGCGGCATCCCGTGCAGCCCCACTGAAGTATTGATTCTGTCCGGCTCCCAACAGGGACTGGACCTGGCCGCCCGGGCGCTGGTGGAGCCCGGCGACACCGTGGTGGTGGAGGAACCGTCATACTTCGGGGCGCTGCAGGTCTTCCGGTCCGCCAGGACCCGACTGGTGGGCGTACCCGTCGACGCGGAGGGGCTGCGCACCGACATTCTGGCCCGGGTGCTGGAGCGCGTCCGCCCGAAGCTCATATATACTCTGCCCACATTTCAGAATCCATCGGGTGCGGTGATGAGCCTGCCCCGGCGACGCGAGCTGCTGGCGCTGGCGGCCCGCCACGGCGTGCCCATCCTCGAGGACGATCCGTACTCCGAACTCCGCTACGAGGGCACCATGGTGCCGTCGCTCAAGGCGCTCGACAGTGGCGGGCACGTTCTGCATCTAGGCACCTTTTCCAAGATCCTCTTTCCCGGCCTGCGCCTGGGGTGGATCGTGGCCCCGCGGCCGGTGGTCCGCCGTCTGACCCTCCTCAAACAGGCCATGGATCTGCACTCCAACACGCCGGGCCAGTACGTCCTGGAGCGCTTCATCCGCCGCAGTCTGATGAACGAGCACCTGCATCTGCTGCGGCGGGCCTACACGCAGCGCCGGAACGCGATGGAGGAGGCACTCCGCCGCCACGCCGACACCCGTCTCACCTGGCTGAAGCCGGCCGGCGGATTTTATTTTTGGTGCCGCCTGCCCGAAGGCGTGGAGCGCTCCCTGCTGCTGGCCGCGGCCACCGAGCGCGGTGTGGCCTTCCTGCCGGGGTGGGCCTGCTACGCCGAGGAACCGGGCGAGCCGTACCTGCGACTGAACTTTTCATACCCCCCGCCGCACCAGCTCGCGGAGGGGGTGGACCGATTGATGGCCGCCATCCGGGCGGCTACTCTGCCGGCCGGCCGTCGTTCCGCCGCCACGGTGGGCACCCGGCCCATCGTCTGATTCGACAGGAGGAAGACACCATGTTGACACCACTGGCCGAACGCATGAACGGCATCAGGGCTTCGGAGATCCGGGAGCTCCTGAAGTTCACCGCGCGACCCGAGGTCATCTCGTTCGCCGGCGGTCTGCCGGCGCCAGAGCTGTTCCCCGTCCGTGAAATCGAGGCGGCAGCGGTGTCCGTTCTGGAGCTCGAGGGGGGCCGGGTGCTCCAGTATTCCTCCACCGAAGGCGATCCGCGTTTGCGCGAGATCATCGCCGCCCGGATGAACCGGGTGCAGGGAACCTGCCGCACCGCCGGCGAGGTGCTCGTTACCACCGGCTCCCAGCAAGGTCTCGACCTCACCGGCAAGATCTTCCTAGACGCCGGTGACGTGGTCTTGTGCGAGAGCCCCACCTACATCGGGGCCATCCAGGCGTTTTGCGTTTTCCAACCCCGCTTCGTCGAGGTGCCCACCGACGATGGCGGCATGATCATCGAGGAGCTGGAACGACGCCTCGCCGCTGAGCCGCGCGCCCGAGTGATCTATGTCGTCCCCGATTTCCAGAATCCCACCGGTCGCCGCTGGCCCACGGCGCGGCGGCGGGCGCTGCTCGAGGCGGCGGCCCGTCACCCGGTAGTCGTGATCGAAGACAGTCCGTACGCCGAGCTCACCTTTGACGGCTCGCCGCTGCCGGCGATACAGTCCATGGACGAGCGGGGGCAGGTGATCTATCTCGGCACGTTCTCGAAGACCTTCTGTCCGGGCTTACGGCTGGGCTGGGTGGCCGGACCCAAGGAGTGGGTAGAGAAATACGTGCTGGTGAAGCAGGGCGCCGACCTGCACACCTCCACTTTGCCCCAGCGATTGTTGCAGCTCTACCTAGACCGATACGACTTCGACGCCCACATCCAGCAGATCCGCACCCTTTACCGCCGCCGCTGCGCCGTCATGTTGAAAGCGATGGACCGGGCTTTCCCGCCGGGCGTCCGCTACACCCGACCCCAGGGCGGCCTGTTCCTGTGGGTGGAGCTGCCGGAGCAACTCAACGCCCGCGATCTGTTGACGGCCAGCCTAGCCGAAAATGTGGCCTTTGTTCCGGGGGGG harbors:
- a CDS encoding diguanylate cyclase, producing MNICFPVDENRGLNSPLCPHFGSAPVFLIVDTETRATQAVVNADQHHAHGMCQPLAALTGQSVEALVVGGIGWGACLKLQSANIQVFRAEHSTVAEALVAFAAGRLVPITRETACGHHGHGHDH
- a CDS encoding PLP-dependent aminotransferase family protein yields the protein MELTIDRTSAVPIYRQIVRQVRGMILGGTLPDGFRLPPERRLAQALGVNRSTVVTAYDELRADGLVDAHVGRGTVVVRHAQPVAAAPTGGELPWPQLFREETSRAQDPLVRDLLALTERDDVISLAIGLPSPELLPLDHFISILGELAAETGPALMLHCPTEGLTALRETLAGWLAARGIPCSPTEVLILSGSQQGLDLAARALVEPGDTVVVEEPSYFGALQVFRSARTRLVGVPVDAEGLRTDILARVLERVRPKLIYTLPTFQNPSGAVMSLPRRRELLALAARHGVPILEDDPYSELRYEGTMVPSLKALDSGGHVLHLGTFSKILFPGLRLGWIVAPRPVVRRLTLLKQAMDLHSNTPGQYVLERFIRRSLMNEHLHLLRRAYTQRRNAMEEALRRHADTRLTWLKPAGGFYFWCRLPEGVERSLLLAAATERGVAFLPGWACYAEEPGEPYLRLNFSYPPPHQLAEGVDRLMAAIRAATLPAGRRSAATVGTRPIV
- a CDS encoding porin family protein, with amino-acid sequence MVQRALLVILLLAAAAGTAPAQSILFGDRDNEIFVWAGVSDLYGDWSATLVGFNYGRHVLPYLMVEGGVEHCSDDPNSDTWLNLNALLQAPLPGRFKFYGLAGTHNLIHLQLGVGTKVFILPNVAGRIEYAYVHDDDAGWTNSLRGGVVLAF
- a CDS encoding D-alanyl-D-alanine carboxypeptidase codes for the protein MRRMFGNLLFVLVLPAMPILSGTPPAPAARPSTGALPAAAPPGIRSPAAIVADLNTGRVLYSKEADQARPVASLTKLMAALVLVESGLDLNTSQTITKTDHRLVKRGAPSRLRSGCAYTHRDLLHAALMVSDNVATVALGRSMGWTPEAFAHRMTLRAVEMGLSHTRFTDPTGLDAGDVSTAREMLAILQAVLNQPVLQSTCQKELYVIIPVSGKGHPILYRHTDAYIRRHPWDILGAKTGYTHPAQYCLAIGAALDGRPIGMVFLGAIGDLTRFGDYSRVMRWLTKQSRPPAVTG
- a CDS encoding tetratricopeptide repeat protein, coding for MASTSTGATAPENNALASGRRHPARTALALLLLAGSVVVVYIQVCNHSFINFDDHGYITENEIVKGGLSWNGLVAALRSFKCSNWHPLTWLAHTADYALWGDWAGGHILGNIFLHLVTTLLVFVFFRRHSGKFWPSFWVALVFGVHPAHVESVAWVSEKKDVLCALLVLATLLIYGEYARKRKRRAWWGALGVFVLALMAKPMAVTVPFLLLLLDFWPLRRVGRAGTPAKDGVEGIGGMSGVIGLDPRLWSLVGEKIPFFMLSAISAFLTLIAQEGALQRGSDILLADRIANAGLSIWKYIFKMAAPVDLAFFYPYPDSPPLALSLSALAGLIAVTVLLYRLRQAQPALLVGWLWFVGMLIPVIGLVQVGVQAMADRYTYLPSIGLNVTVVWGVAALTARGRRVLVVALAGGTLCLVYAVSAHRQVGYWKDSETLYRRALSVNAANSEAWFNLAVYYHQNKRHDEAESCYQRGLQINPDDANGNYNYGVLLIETGRLDESIAFLETACRLNPRYAKANLLLLLARTEQAKRGSDLPAHP
- a CDS encoding PLP-dependent aminotransferase family protein; the encoded protein is MLTPLAERMNGIRASEIRELLKFTARPEVISFAGGLPAPELFPVREIEAAAVSVLELEGGRVLQYSSTEGDPRLREIIAARMNRVQGTCRTAGEVLVTTGSQQGLDLTGKIFLDAGDVVLCESPTYIGAIQAFCVFQPRFVEVPTDDGGMIIEELERRLAAEPRARVIYVVPDFQNPTGRRWPTARRRALLEAAARHPVVVIEDSPYAELTFDGSPLPAIQSMDERGQVIYLGTFSKTFCPGLRLGWVAGPKEWVEKYVLVKQGADLHTSTLPQRLLQLYLDRYDFDAHIQQIRTLYRRRCAVMLKAMDRAFPPGVRYTRPQGGLFLWVELPEQLNARDLLTASLAENVAFVPGGAFFPNGGHEHTIRLNFSNMPEERICEGIQRLARVIRDSLAAAPVAETASVDARA
- a CDS encoding DUF134 domain-containing protein, with amino-acid sequence MHITRRSPVSPRPCKPRHCGCPYGGRAFKPTRIPLRDLEPIHLAQDELETLRLCDLLGLSQYAAGRRMGVSRGTVQRLVWRARYKVARALMEGCALILSDPEDQEVSS
- a CDS encoding penicillin acylase family protein, whose amino-acid sequence is MTVSRDARGVPWIRGGSRVDVARALGFIHAQERFFQMDLLRRQAAGELAALLGGQALEWDRQARSHRFRSRAKASVAAVPPVDRRLIDAYTAGVNVGLTSLSAAPFEYLLLRVEPEPWRAEDTMLALVAMFFALHDTSNRMESDLAVMADKIPPALLPFLAPPGTTWDAPLQGGSMPVPDLPSADLLDLRRRPPAPVQANRWTAPLDPCFGSNNWAVAGQRTSHGGALLANDMHLGLHLPNTWYQVAMVWPANDGERQVAGVTLPGTPALVVGTNRRVAWGFTNSYGDWLDWVIVHPDSGDPGRYLTPAGPRKYEKIVERIAVRGGAPVDLEVVNTIWGPVVGRDHRGRPRALRWTAHEPDGINLRLLDLENAQTVDQAIEWAARCGIPPQNFVCVDAAGRIGWTICGRIPRRVGFDGRRPVSWADGTCRWDGWLPAAEYPRLVDPPSGIIWTANNRVTAGGDLLRIGDSGYDLGARARQIRDGLAAISAPDEGAMLRLQLDDRAVFLTRWRDQVLAQLTPEAVTGHPGRAEFRRLVQHNWNGHASTDSAGYRLVRAYRLTLLEQVYGWFIAPCRAADPDFGESGRRQWEDVLWRLVTEQPPHLLDSRYRDWPAVCLAAVDRVVAELTAGDRSLAACTWGDRNNVKVRHRLSGAVPLLAEWADMTPRPLPGDSHMPRFQSPGAGASERLVVSPGREERAIFHMPGGPSGHPQSPYYGAGHADWEEGCPTALLPGPARWILTLTPAATRPD